The DNA sequence ATTTACCCAGTCGGAATATAAGCATGGATTTGTAACCAACATTGAGCAGGAGTTCGCTCCTAAAGGACTTAATGAGGATACAGTCCGTTTTATTTCCGCTAAGAAGCAGGAGCCAGCTTGGTTGCTTGAATGGCGACTGAAAGCTTTCCGTCATTGGGAAACCCTCACTGAACCCGAATGGCCTAACGTAGAATACCCTAAACCTGATTTCCAAGACCTCCACTATTATGCTGCTCCTAAGAAGAAGCCTAAACTGGACAGCCTGGATCAGGTAGACCCTGAATTGCTGGACACCTTCAAGCGCCTTGGAATTTCGCTGGAAGAACAAAAGCGTATTTCTGGGGTAGAGGTAGCCGTTGATGCGGTCCTGGATTCAGTATCCGTAGCCACCACTTTCCGTGAAACACTGGCCGAGAAAGGCATTATCTTTTGCTCCTTCAGCGAGGCGGTAAAAGAGCATCCTGAATTGGTGAAGAAATATTTGGGAGCTGTTGTTCCTTATAATGATAACTTTTATGCAGCGCTGAATTCAGCGGTGTTTTCTGATGGTTCTTTCGCTTACATCCCTAAAGGGGTGCATTGCCCTATGGAGCTATCCACTTATTTCCGTATCAATGCGGCCAATACTGGGCAATTTGAGCGGACTTTGATTGTGGCAGAAGAGGGCTCGAAGGTCTCCTATCTTGAAGGTTGTACGGCTCCTCAGCGCGATGAAAATCAGCTGCACGCTGCCGTGGTGGAAATCCTTGTGGAAAAAGAGGCAGATGTGAAATACTCTACGGTTCAGAACTGGTACCCTGGCGATGCCGAAGGCAAAGGCGGGATCTACAACTTTGTAACCAAAAGAGGAATCTGTAATGGCGCCCACGCCAAACTCAGCTGGACACAGGTGGAAACGGGATCAGCGGTAACCTGGAAATACCCTTCATGTATTTTGAAAGGCGATTATTCCGTAGGGGAGTTCTATTCTGTAGCTGTAACCAACAACATGCAGCAAGCCGACACCGGAACGAAAATGGTGCACATTGGTAAAAACACCAAGTCGCGCATTGTATCCAAAGGGGTGTCTGCAGGTAAGTCACAGAACTCTTACCGCGGTTTGGTGAAGGTGCTTAAAAGAGCAGAAAATGCGCGGAACTTTTCGCAGTGTGATTCCCTGCTGATGGGTGATAAATGTGGTGCCCACACCTTCCCATACATCGAAATTGATAACAAATCTGCGCAGGTGGAACATGAGGCGACCACCTCAAAAATTGGTGAAGACCAGTTGTTCTACTGTAATCAGCGTGGTATTGATACCGAAGCAGCAGTGGCATTGATTGTCAACGGTTACTGTAAAGAGGTGTTGAATCAGCTTCCGATGGAATTCGCCGTAGAGGCACAGAAATTATTGGCACTGACCCTCGAGGGAAGTGTAGGATAATTCAGGGCAAAAGCCCACAACAATTTTTCAATTAGCAATTACATAAATATCAGATAAATGTTAAGCATTAAGGATCTGAAGGCAAATATAGGTGAAAAAGAAATTCTGAAAGGAATCAACCTTGAAGTAAAGCCTGGTGAAGTTCACGCAATTATGGGACCTAACGGTTCTGGAAAATCTACATTGGCCTCTGTATTGGCTGGCCGTGAGGAGTATGAGGTTGTTGGTGGCGAGGTAGACTTTGGCGGTAAAGACCTTTTGGAGTTCTCTCCAGAAGATCGCGCTCGTGAAGGGCTGTTCCTGGCATTCCAATACCCAGTGGAAATTCCAGGTGTAAGTACTGTAAACTTCATGAAAACCGCTTTAAATCAAGTAAGGGAATACCGTGGCGAGAAAGCATTGACGGCCGTGGAGTTCCTGAAAGTGATGAAGCAAAAAATGGAGTTCGTAGAGATCTCTCAGTCATTGTTGAACCGTTCATTGAATGAAGGTTTCTCGGGTGGAGAGAAGAAGCGTAACGAAATTTTCCAGATGGCCATGCTGGAACCGAAGTTGGCGATTCTGGATGAAACAGATTCAGGTTTGGATATTGATGCCCTGCGCATTGTAGCCAATGGTGTGAACAAGTTGAAAAATAAGGACAATGCCACCATCGTGGTAACACACTACCAGCGTTTGTTGGATTACATTGTGCCAGATTATGTACACGTATTGTACAATGGCCGTATCGTAAAATCAGGCACCAAGGAATTGGCTATGGAGCTTGAGGAAAAAGGATACGACTGGATTAAAGCTGAAGCGGATAGTCAATTCGCTTAATTGTTCCACCTATAAACCTTTTTTGGTATGTCAACAACTGTATCCGAAAACGGATCATTGGGCCAGATAGCAGTGGTTCATTCGCAAGCAGCTGAAACCATCCCCGCGGCACTTCAGGCACAGGCTCAACAGGCCTGGGAGAAGTTCACCGCTACGGGCTTTCCGCATGCAAAAGCAGAAGAATATAAATATACACCGATCACCAAACAGCTTGATCGCCACTTTGACCTTTCAGCCTTGGCACCTCAGGGTGTTGTCTCTGAAGCCGAAGTGAAATCATTGGTGTTTCAGTCCGTGGAGGCAGATCTTTTTGTGTTGGTCAATGGCCGATTCAACGAGGCGCTTTCAAATTATGAAGGCAAAGGCTATGATGTCTGTACTTTGGCGGAAGCTGATGAGGAATTGGTGCAAGAAGTTATTGCCAAGCACAAGCCTCAGGATGATCCTTTTATCCATCTGAACAATGCCATGGCAAGTGAAGGGCTTTTCATTCACGTTCCAAAAAATACGCAGCTGCAAAAGCCGATCATTATTTTGAACGTGACGGATTCCCGCCACGGACAGGTCGTGAGCCATGCCCGCAATATTATTATTGCTGAGCAGGGTGCTGAAGCAGTCATTATTGAGCAGTATAAATCTTTGGGAGCGGTAAAATCGCTGACCAATAATGTGACAGAGCTTTTTGCGGAAGCAAATGCACACCTGAGCTTTTATAAATTTCAGCAGGAAAACGATTCGGCTTTCCATTTGGGGAATATCCTGGTCTATCAAACCAAAGATTCTGAGGTAACCACTTTCACCATGACGCTTGAGGGTGCCATGATCCGAAATAACCTCACTTTCTTACTTGATGGCGAGAACATTACTTCCAATATGTATGGTTTGTCTTTTCTGAAAGGTAAATCGCATGTCGATCACCATACGGTAGTCGATCATACACACCCTCATTGTGATTCCAATGAGTTATACAAAGGGGTGTTTGATGATAAATCGGCGGGTGTTTTTAATGGAAAGATTTTTGTCCGCGAAGGTGCACAGAAAACAAATGCGTTTCAGTCCAATAAAAACATTTTATTGTCTGACGATGCTTCCATTGATACCAAACCACAGCTGGAAATTTGGGCCGATGATGTAAAATGTTCTCATGGTTGTACAAACGGGCAACTGGATCCTGAGCAATTGTTTTACCTCAGAGCACGTGGGGTTGATAAGCGAACTGCACAGGGAATGTTGCTTTATGGTTTCGCTGCCGACGTTTTAGAAAATATTAAATTGGAATCTTTGCGAGAAGAGTTGGCGGACTTGATCCACGATCGAGCAGGATTCTGATCTGATCAGGTAGTATTCTGATTTTAAAAAAATCGATCAACTCATTATTCCAATTGTATATGAGTGATCGATTTTTTTTATGCACATTTTAATCTCCAAATATGAAATCGAAGTATAGATTTTGCGCAATACTTCGTAAATTAGAAGGATTTTAAATAGCAATAGAGGTAGTTCTTATAATTCTTTGAATTACACAATTTGTATTAACTTAGAAGGAATCCTCCTGCAACTTAACATAAAATAATGAACATGATGTCCACAAGTTTAGACATAGAACGCATCCGTGAACAGTTTCCGATTTTGCATCAGGAGGTCAATGGTAAGCCTTTGGTTTATTTTGATAACGCTGCCACGACGCAAAAACCGACAGTGGTCATCAGCGCTTTGGAAAACTACTACAAAGGCATCAATTCAAATATTCACCGCGGCGCACATGCCCTGGCAGATCAGGCAACTACGGCCTTTGAGGCCACTCGCCTGAGTATTAAGGATTTTATCAATGCCAAGGAAGTGGAAGAGGTGATTTTTACCAAAGGAACCACTGATGGCATTAACCTGATTGCGGCAACTTTCGGCCGTGCATTCATTGGTGAAGGAGATGAAATTGTGGTTTCGACCATGGAACATCACTCCAATATTGTTCCCTGGCAAATGCTCTGCGAGGAGAAAGGAGCCCAGCTGAAAGTAATCCCTTTGAATGCAAAAGGGGAATTGTTGATGGAGGAATACGAAGCTTTGCTTTCTGAAAAAACCAAACTTGTTGCCGTGGTGCATGCCTCAAATGCATTGGGGACTGTCAATCCTATTTCAGAGATTATCAGTAATGCCCATGCGGTAGGCGCCAAAGTGTTGGTCGATGGAGCGCAATCTTGTTCGCACCTGGATATCGACGTTCAGGCTTTGGATGTTGATTTTTTTGTCAGCTCGGCACATAAAATTTATGGCCCTACGGGAATGGGTTTTCTTTATGGGAAACGTCAGCTTCTGGAAGAAATGCCACCCTATCAGGGGGGAGGGGAGATGATTAAAACGGTCTCTTTTGAAGGGACGACCTATAATGAAATTCCATATAAATTTGAAGCTGGAACACCTAATATTGCCGATGTAATTGCCTTCAATGAAGCTATTCACTGGATTTCACAGGTCGGGAAAGAAGCGATCCGTGCCCATGAAAATGAACTCCTTGCTTATGCGCATGAGAAACTCTCGGCAATTGATGGCGTGATCTTTTACGGGGAGGCTGAAGACAAAGTCGCCGTTGTTTCCTTTGGAATTCAGGGCGTACATCCTTTTGATATTGGAATGATGCTCGATGCCCGTGGAATTGCCGTAAGAACAGGCCACCACTGTACACAACCCCTGATGCAGTTTTTTGGTATTGAAGGCACCGTGAGGGCTTCGTTCTCAGTCTATAATACTAAAGAAGAGATTGATAAATTAGCCGAAGGTGTAGCGAAAATCGCTCGCATGATGGCCTAAATATACCTGATGTGTTGCATTGGGCAAGATGAAAAATGATGAATACAATAAATCAAGTACAAGACGAAATCGTGGAGGAGTTTGCATTGTTTGCTGGCGACCGAGAAGCGATCACAGAATATATTTTCGAGATGGGACTTCAGCTGCCTGCTTTGCCAGAGGCTGACCGTGTCGATCAGAATGTTATTAAGGGCTGCCAGTCCACTGTTTGGTTGATTGGAGATCTTAAAGAAGGTAAAGTGCATTTCGACGCCGATTCCAATACAGGAATTACTAAAGGGCTGATCAGTATGTTGTTGCGAGTTTACAACGAAAGGACTCCCGAGGAAATTTTGGCAGCAGATTTGTACTTTATAGATAAAATCGGAATGAGTGGCATCATCAGCTCACAGCGTTCCAATGGCTTAACGGCCATGATCAAACAAATCAAACTTTATGCTTTGGCTTTTCAGGCTAAAGCAAGAACAAACGCCTAAAAAACAATAATTGCTGTCATGAGCGAAATAAGTCTTAAAGATAAAATCGTGGAGGCAATCAAGACCGTTTACGATCCTGAAATTCCTGTCGATGTATATGAGTTGGGCCTGATTTATGAAATCGAGGTCTTTCCGGTATCCAATGTAAATATTACCATGACATTGACTTCCCCTTCATGCCCTGCGGCTGAACATATTCCTAATGAAATTAAGGAAAAAGTGCAGGCAGTGGAAGAAGTGAATGAGGTGAATGTAGAAATTACATGGGATCCACCATATTCGCAGGACATGATGTCTGAAGCTGCCAAACTGGAGCTTGGCTTTATGTAATGTATGTTGTGGGGCTTTATCGGGCCTTGCAATTGCCTAAAATCAATTCAACTACAAAATAGTAAATATACAACCCTATGTACCCAGAAGAATTAGTAGCGCCAATGCGCCAGGAATTAACTGACGCAGGTTTCGAATCGCTGACTACCGCTGAAGCGGTAAATGCACATTTTCAGGATCACAAAGGCACAACCCTTGTTGTCGTGAATTCTGTTTGTGGCTGTGCAGCAGGAGCTGCTCGTCCAGGTGTTCGTTTTGCTTTGCAAAATGGTGCAAATAAGCCTGATAACTGTGTGACTGTTTTTGCAGGTAACGACCGCGAAGCAACACAGGCTGCCCGTGATTTGATGATGCCTTATCCGCCATCATCTCCATGTATCGCTTTGTTCAAAGATGGCGAGTTGGTACAAATGGTAGAGCGTCACCACATTGAAGGACGTAACGCAGAAATGATCGGTGCTTTCTTGGTAAGCACTTTTGATGAGCACTGTGCATAATATCCAATGCATTCAACGAAAAAAGCATG is a window from the Persicobacter psychrovividus genome containing:
- the sufB gene encoding Fe-S cluster assembly protein SufB, yielding MSKDDQILEEFTQSEYKHGFVTNIEQEFAPKGLNEDTVRFISAKKQEPAWLLEWRLKAFRHWETLTEPEWPNVEYPKPDFQDLHYYAAPKKKPKLDSLDQVDPELLDTFKRLGISLEEQKRISGVEVAVDAVLDSVSVATTFRETLAEKGIIFCSFSEAVKEHPELVKKYLGAVVPYNDNFYAALNSAVFSDGSFAYIPKGVHCPMELSTYFRINAANTGQFERTLIVAEEGSKVSYLEGCTAPQRDENQLHAAVVEILVEKEADVKYSTVQNWYPGDAEGKGGIYNFVTKRGICNGAHAKLSWTQVETGSAVTWKYPSCILKGDYSVGEFYSVAVTNNMQQADTGTKMVHIGKNTKSRIVSKGVSAGKSQNSYRGLVKVLKRAENARNFSQCDSLLMGDKCGAHTFPYIEIDNKSAQVEHEATTSKIGEDQLFYCNQRGIDTEAAVALIVNGYCKEVLNQLPMEFAVEAQKLLALTLEGSVG
- the sufC gene encoding Fe-S cluster assembly ATPase SufC; the protein is MLSIKDLKANIGEKEILKGINLEVKPGEVHAIMGPNGSGKSTLASVLAGREEYEVVGGEVDFGGKDLLEFSPEDRAREGLFLAFQYPVEIPGVSTVNFMKTALNQVREYRGEKALTAVEFLKVMKQKMEFVEISQSLLNRSLNEGFSGGEKKRNEIFQMAMLEPKLAILDETDSGLDIDALRIVANGVNKLKNKDNATIVVTHYQRLLDYIVPDYVHVLYNGRIVKSGTKELAMELEEKGYDWIKAEADSQFA
- the sufD gene encoding Fe-S cluster assembly protein SufD, with product MSTTVSENGSLGQIAVVHSQAAETIPAALQAQAQQAWEKFTATGFPHAKAEEYKYTPITKQLDRHFDLSALAPQGVVSEAEVKSLVFQSVEADLFVLVNGRFNEALSNYEGKGYDVCTLAEADEELVQEVIAKHKPQDDPFIHLNNAMASEGLFIHVPKNTQLQKPIIILNVTDSRHGQVVSHARNIIIAEQGAEAVIIEQYKSLGAVKSLTNNVTELFAEANAHLSFYKFQQENDSAFHLGNILVYQTKDSEVTTFTMTLEGAMIRNNLTFLLDGENITSNMYGLSFLKGKSHVDHHTVVDHTHPHCDSNELYKGVFDDKSAGVFNGKIFVREGAQKTNAFQSNKNILLSDDASIDTKPQLEIWADDVKCSHGCTNGQLDPEQLFYLRARGVDKRTAQGMLLYGFAADVLENIKLESLREELADLIHDRAGF
- a CDS encoding cysteine desulfurase, whose protein sequence is MMSTSLDIERIREQFPILHQEVNGKPLVYFDNAATTQKPTVVISALENYYKGINSNIHRGAHALADQATTAFEATRLSIKDFINAKEVEEVIFTKGTTDGINLIAATFGRAFIGEGDEIVVSTMEHHSNIVPWQMLCEEKGAQLKVIPLNAKGELLMEEYEALLSEKTKLVAVVHASNALGTVNPISEIISNAHAVGAKVLVDGAQSCSHLDIDVQALDVDFFVSSAHKIYGPTGMGFLYGKRQLLEEMPPYQGGGEMIKTVSFEGTTYNEIPYKFEAGTPNIADVIAFNEAIHWISQVGKEAIRAHENELLAYAHEKLSAIDGVIFYGEAEDKVAVVSFGIQGVHPFDIGMMLDARGIAVRTGHHCTQPLMQFFGIEGTVRASFSVYNTKEEIDKLAEGVAKIARMMA
- a CDS encoding SufE family protein: MNTINQVQDEIVEEFALFAGDREAITEYIFEMGLQLPALPEADRVDQNVIKGCQSTVWLIGDLKEGKVHFDADSNTGITKGLISMLLRVYNERTPEEILAADLYFIDKIGMSGIISSQRSNGLTAMIKQIKLYALAFQAKARTNA
- a CDS encoding SUF system Fe-S cluster assembly protein, coding for MSEISLKDKIVEAIKTVYDPEIPVDVYELGLIYEIEVFPVSNVNITMTLTSPSCPAAEHIPNEIKEKVQAVEEVNEVNVEITWDPPYSQDMMSEAAKLELGFM
- a CDS encoding BrxA/BrxB family bacilliredoxin; its protein translation is MYPEELVAPMRQELTDAGFESLTTAEAVNAHFQDHKGTTLVVVNSVCGCAAGAARPGVRFALQNGANKPDNCVTVFAGNDREATQAARDLMMPYPPSSPCIALFKDGELVQMVERHHIEGRNAEMIGAFLVSTFDEHCA